Part of the Saccharomyces kudriavzevii IFO 1802 strain IFO1802 genome assembly, chromosome: 8 genome is shown below.
TTCTAGATAAGCGCATCCACATTTACTAATAGATATAGTAAGATGTTCAAAAAGATACATGCATGTGTATATATGCACGTTTTCCTTTGTTATTGATAATCATATTATATTAGGtaaaagagagaaaaaatgtacaaactatatatatatatatatatatatatatatatatatatttatatgttAAAAtggttttgaatttttttttttattattttagATGGTATTCTCCACTAGCTATTCTGTTTATTCCTCTTCATGATAGTCAGGGTTCTTCTTTAAAATCACCACGCCCTCAATGTGACTAGTATAACTAATATATTCGTCGGTTTCTAGTTCTGCTCTTTCACCATGATTCAGTAGAACAGGGGTGGACTGTGTAATCCATCCGGTGATCTTCTTTGGCCTGCCCGCTTGCCCAACAGTTTCTACTGCCTGTCCGACACGTACGTTCACCTTTATTGGTTCTCCTTCATCATTTAATGCTAGAATAAACTTTGGCCTTACACCAGCATTCAACATGTAGAACAGCTGGTGATGCTTCAACATGAAACTTGGGGATACTAATCCGACCGCGGTGGTTAAGATTGATGCTAATGTGACTTTATTTAAAACATGAGCATCATTGAATACATCCAATGTCATAGTACCCTTACCTAAGTGTAATAGCCCCTGTGCCATTCTTGTGATGAACAAGGCATCCTGTTCGCGTGAATAATAACTTGCTAACTGTCTCAACAGTTGAGCTAATCTTGCATTGTTAGTACCTGCACCGCATAAACCCATGGCAAAAATAGAATTCATGGAAACATCCAAATCAGCATCATGCGAAAAACGAGTTAAAGTATCGAAAACCTTCATTTGTGGATCGGATACAGAAACAATACCCATTGCCAAAGGTACCATACGACGGATATGTTCATTACCATAATGCATTAAATGACCGAAGTGACGCAAGGACATTTCTTTGCCAATATCTTCACCAAGGGTTATCAAGGCAATACCCAAAACTGCATACGCAAGTTCATCGACCACGCCagcttccttttcttcatcttcatcttcattttttccatcaacAGTAGCATCTTTATCGTCGgattttcccttttcttcttccactttTACCTCTTCACTTTCTACAGTTTCgccattcttcttttcagccACTTCAGCCTTTACCTCAACTTCCTCTCCTTCGACATCAACATCCATTTCGTCGACTCCACTCTCGGTTTCGTCGTTCTTGCCACTTTCAATCAGTTGCTCACCAATAAAATCACTTATGCTATTAGTCTGGCCATCGGTaacatcttcttcatcggcatcttcttcatccttaACGTTCTTAGGGGTCAAACGATGCAATAAATCTTGAATTAGCAAAACATCACCAGTGCCTGTGTAAGCGCATGAACCGACCAATACTTCGATAGCTGATGTCATTGGATGTTCGATAGCGCTAATGGTTTCCAGAACATCATCTACTTGCTCGCCTTGGCCCATGTAAAGAATACCTAATGCAAGTGCCAAAAATCTTACCCAGTCGGTCTTCAGCTCGACAGGTGTACGCTCTAAAAAGTTATCCATGATAGAAGTCGTGATATCACCATTACAGGTACCAACAAAGACATGAGCTAAGGCCAAGGATGCCATAGCTGCGGTTTCAATAGGTAAATCGGTGGATGCAGCGATTGGCAACAATAAACCCAACAGTTCATCATTCTTACTTCCAGCAAATGCAATACCTAGACCAAGTATCGCTGCTGAACTAATTTTAGTGTCTGGATTAGTGACGTAATCCTGTAAAAGTAGCAAAGCTGGTTCAACTTCACCATCATGCACACCAGAAGCGGAAATACCGATACCTAACAGTGCACCAGCTTTGACTTCTGGTTCATCAAcgtataaatatttatcCAGTTGTTGTAAACCATCCAAATTCCACTGGTATATAGACCCAATACTGGCCACCGCAGAAGTCATACCATCACCTTTGGTTTTATAGACCCAGTTATCGTTATCCACAATTAACTTATCGTTACAATAACCTAAGTTCAAGAATCCGTTGACAAATGACGAAGCCAAATTTTGTTGAGCAGAGTCTAGGCCAGCACTTGAGAATACAGACTTGGAGTTATCCAAATGActcttatatatatcttcTGGAACTTTTGGCCCGGTTAAATTCAATTCCTTAGCAAGATACAGAAAGTGTTCTGATAACTTACCATTGCCAATTATATCCTGAACGCCTTCGTATTCAAACGATGTTTTTTGTGCGGCTAAAATATATGCTAATTGTTTATGCATTACTGGATCACTAGTAGCATCAAAAACAGATCTGATCATTTCTTCCTCTCCTAGTCTGACTGCCAAAGCAACCGCGTCTGTAAGTTCGTTTTGCGATAAATAAATGGAATATGCGGTCTTTAAAAACGCCACATCTTCGGGAGGTGGCAAAAGAGGAACACATGCAACCATGTATTGACaaactctttgaaaagtgtTCTCATCTACGAATTGGGGCAGTTTATCAATGgcttcaatttccaaaagTAAGTCCACGGCATCTTCTTCACCGTTGTGTTTCAAAAAGTATGGGACAATATCTAAGCATAAACGTAAGGTATCTTCCTTGGAAAATTCGAATCCACTAGTAGATGAAGCTCTGTCGCCTTTAGATCCCTCGGAGGAcgtttcatcttcagcgTCTTTTTCTACCTGATCATTATATACTTCGCCAATCTCTAAAGCCAAATGACGAATGTACTCATGACCCCAGCCCTCGAATTCAGGAACATCGGAAAGTAATCTATATCTCAAAGAATCATGCTTACCATTCTCAGAGTACGTCATGGCCAGTATGGACAAAACATCAGCCAACgaagatttcaaattcGAATCTGTCCACTTGTCGTAGATAGCGCATAGCTCTGGGTATGCAGGAcgaagaaattttaaaggTTTGGGAACCGCGGTCATAGAACTTGTagaatttttgatgaattctttCAAGGCAGTTAAGGACGCATCATATAAAGATGCATCGTCCTCTTTCAGTCTTTCAACTAGTAGTTCTAAGTCTGCTTTGAGCTTCGCATCTTCTTCGGATAATTGttcctcttcctccttctttttatcctttttattatcctttttatttgaagttTGCTTCTCAGCATTTATCTGCGATTGCTCGTCGATAGCTTGTTGTGTCTTATCACTTTCGTCCACCATTTCCTGCAATTTTATTCTATTCTTTTACAGGTCACGCAATATGGGCGCCAATTGATAAATTgcagatgaagaattgcAGATTTAACTATTTCACTTAATTACTTATACCCTTCTTTGCCAGATTTCGTACTCGCCTTTTGCCACCGTGGGAACATCGCGTTATACGAGCGGcgttcttttcttaaaaGTTACTAtacatattatatatagatataaCGATTTGCATAAAAGTCTTCATCAGAAAACCTCTCTGCGATAGATTTATTTGACGTATTCCCCATTGAAGGCATGCTTTGCCCAAGCCAGTAGCTTGTCAAAAACAATCACATTCGCATTGTGGTATCTTATACTGTGGTCCGAATCAGGAAAGACGTGAACATCATAGTTTTCGACGCCATTTAGGTTTAAAAGGTCCAGGAACTTCAAAGAGTTTTGGAAGTGAACATTGTCATCCCCTGTTCCGTGCATTAATAGAAACCTGTTTGCCTGTGCTAAGGCAGTGACATTGTGCACGCTTGATTCTACGTAGCCATCGAAGTTTTCTTGGGGAGTATGCATGTACCTTTCAGTATAAACAGAATCGTAAAATCTCCAGTCGGTCACCGGGGCGACAGACATTCCGTACTTGAAGTGTTTTCCCGCATCCTTTTCCAAGGTTTTCAGTGTTAAGTACCCTCCATATGACCAACCAAATaaggaaattttttgtGAATCGACAAAACTTAGCGAACTATACAATGAGGCAGCAGATATTTGGTCACGGGCCTCGTAATCACCGAGTTTATCGCGAACAAGGGCTCTGAAGCTTTGTCCCTTAAACCCAGTTCCACGGCCGTCAACGACAACTACAACTGCGTTTAATTGTGAAGCTACCACTTCGTTGAATCCTACGGAAAAGGTTTTGATGACCTGCTGGGAATTTGGTCCACCATATgcgaagaaaaatacaggATAATGACCATCCAAtgtttcatcaaaatcatttggaaatatttcGTACGAATTCACCAATATATCGACTCCCGATTCGTCTTTCCCCAAATTCAACTccttgaatattttcttaGGGACCGAATAGTCATCTAAAGTTTTGCTTATTTCCTCATTCCTCTCCAAATAGTATAATGTTTCACCCAAACCATTACCTTCAGTGTGTTTGTCAATTTTGTGAGAATGGAAGTCGACAATCTTTTGGTACGGAACCTTAGGTCCCTTATAGGTAAGTAAACCAAACCTTCTGccagaagaaaaggatacATCATACACACCGTCTTCAGCGGTGTCTGTAACTTCGATAATATCATCCGGGGATTTTAAATCTATACAGTAAACATGACGCTCGGTCGAGTTCTTTTGAGTGGAGATAAAGTAGAGACGATTCTCCTTTGAATCAAAGGCAAGGGGGCCATTGACCACTTCCCATTCCCCCTTAGTCAACTTTTTAAAGTACGAATTATTACTATTCTCAAAAAAAGCTAAGTGATTGTAACCATCTATTGGTACAATATCCACATAACCATTATGGGGTCTATCAAGAGCCTTGTTAGCTGGAATAAACAGGGTATTATGCGTAATCTCCCACCATCCTCCGCGAGCACTTTCATTTCTTACAACGTTTGAGGTCTTTGCAATTGTATCTACTAAAAATATTGTTAACACGTCCGAAGAACGATCTGTAGCCTTGATCAAGACGTTGCTATCTCCGACCCATGTGACTTCAGTGATCAGTAGACTTTCATCCTTTTTATCTCCGTTTATCCTAGGATGATAGGATGTTTCATCCTTCATACTATATACCCACACTTCAGCATGAGGATTCGGTGTACCACTCTTCGGGTACTTGATGCTACGCATTTCCGGATACACATCTTTATCATTCTGAACATAATAGGGAATAACAAACTCACCAACTTCTGATTCGTCAATCTTTAAGAATGCTAGGTAATCACCGGTTGACGACCACCACAAAGCTTTGTCGTCTTCAAagacttcttcttcgtaAACCCAATCCGGCTTACCgttaaaaaggaaagaacTCCCGTCATTAGTAACAGCCCGCACAGTCTCTTTTGAGGTAGTAGaataaatgtatatattgtTATCTTGGACATATGCAATATCATCGGAATTAGGGGACCATATGGCTAAGGCCAAATCATTTCCGATCAGGTCGAAGGATGAGCTTTTTTCGTCGTAGACAAAATACGAACCGAAGGTGGAATGTCTCCAATTCTGTACACTATTTGTTCTAATCAATAGTTGCTTAAGATCCGGAGATGCGACTATTGATTGAACAGTGAAGTTTTGACCATTGTGGAGGAAAGTGTTTCCCTTCAAAAGAACGTTATTGTATGAATCTTCATAAACAGATTTGACAACATAGCTATCATTCATAAATGTAACATAAAGACCtaaatcatcttcttccgCTTTATCGGCAATGATCCATTGTAATTCATGGTATTTGGGTAGAAACGTATTATTCCTAACGTTAGCAAAAGATACCTTTAATTTCCCATCATTTGTATAATTGGGATCTGTTTTTTGAGAATCTGGTCTACTTGAATGATATGGTATACTCCTTAGTAATAGAACAGTACCCCATATCAGGAGAACAAGAATTAATCCAACCCTTATCAATCTATCTAGCAactgctttttttttggattgaaaatttcatcggGGATGCgttcaacttcttcttcaccaCCTTCCATTACTAATCCAACCAACTAATGGATTAACAAAATATTGTTTGAATGGACGTTTTCAAGATCCTGCTTGTAGTTTATAGTTTGAGCAGAAAGCTTTCTAGATAAGAAAGGTGGCATTGTAGCCCCGCGTCGGTTCCCTTGCCCAGCGCATTCGGCGTTATTagaagggaaaaaaacCTTAGAgtttatatgtatattttctaCATAGGAGATATGTATTTATAATCTTAGAGTGCGATATTACCATCGATAACAGTAATTGCATGACCTGCCACATGGTATGAGGTGTTACCATCTCCTTCTTGAATAATCGAAGCGACAATATGACCATCCCTTTGCAGTCTTCCTCCCTGAGAAATAGTAATGCTTGTGGATTCTTCGAAATTGTAAAGTTCTTGTAGATATCTTGCAAGCGCCACCGAGCCACTTCCGCACACTGGATCTTCATTAACGTTTATCACTGGAGCAAATGCCCTCATTTCATAGGAATTTCTGATTGAAGCATTCTTTTTAGGACCTGCCAAAATAATTCCAACATGTTTATTCTGATTCGTTTGGTCTGCAAGCATAGTAAAATTCGGATTGGCATTTAAACAAGTCTCTGCATCGTCCACTAGCGCGACAATCCATTCTGGTCCTGTGTGCAGGAGGGCAGGAGCCGCAACGAATTTTAAGCCGATCGCTTGTTCGTAACCAGCAATCACGTCACTAGAGATGCCTTCGTAGTCCGCTATTGGAGCTTTAAAGCTGATTAGCCCCTCTTTAATTGTTAATGGTATCGCACCCGCTCCACATTCTTGAACAATCGAAGTAGCAGTTGTATTTTTGGTAAACTCAAGGAAAGCTTTACAAGATCCAATGGTCGGATGTCCAGCAAATGGCATTTCGTTTCTTGGGCTAAAAATCCTCAACTTGTAATCATATTTATTGTCGGACGgcttgaataaaaaagttGTTTCTGATAAGTTTGTCCAATTGGCAATTGCTTGTAATTCATTTTGAGTAACTTCACTTTCATCGATACTCAAGAAGTTTATCACCGCAACGGGATTTCCTTTGAACGGTTTCTCTGTGAATACATCAACTTGCTTAAAAGGCACTATTAAAgtcatatataaataggTCCTTGGGTGTAGTTTTTTTAATTGCATAAGACTTAGGCAGACAATTGGGTTTCTTGGCTTGCTTTTATAATGAATGTAACGTATGGATGACTAATCTTGAAAGAGCGCAATCAGAAATTTAAGATTAGACAACAAGATTCCGCGGAATGCAGTAGATCGCCGTCAAATAGTATTTGACATATGAGCTACTGTTACAAGAAcataaatatacatattgTATGTGTACATAGGTCTATGAATTAACATATGTAGTCATTCCCTTGCTTTTCGTTGTTCATCTTGATTATTTTATGCTAGAAATACTTTCTATCTAAGCCAAACTCCAGTTCTCTTTCAAGATCTAGAAGCGTGTCATTATCATCCTGAGGGGGAATATCAGTTGTAGTCCCAGGAGCAGGTCTCATTTCCATCAGACTTTCCTGGGGTCGGGGAGGGAAATCTGTATCATGCCTGGGCAAATTTTGAGAGTGGATACCAAACGATTCTTGTTGTGGCGCGACAGGGTTAGAAGGCGCGGCCATTTGTTTTGAATAGTTTTCTTCACCCATCCCATGTTTTCCATTATCTGCATTTGAAATaggctgctgctgctgctgctgttgctgttgctgctgcaaCCGCTGttgcttttgttcttctaaTAGTGGTTGTCTTACAAATCGTCTAAAGTCTTGCACTTCTTGTATAACCATTTGTTTCAAATCCTCCATGTCGTTAACGGATTCAAAactaaattcaaatttttcactacAAACTGGTTCGTCTGCTGGATCATGCCATATAGACAAATAAGGGTGCTCCAGAGCTTCATCGACGGTGATTCTCCTTTGAGGGTCAAACGCGAGCATTTTCTCTAACAAGTCTAGCGCTTGTGAGTTGGCATTCGGGTATAAATTAACGAAAGGTACTTTTGGAATGAAACCTAGCTGATGGATGTAATCTTGAACATTCTTAGAGCCAATTCTTTTTAAAGTTTCATCTGGAGGTGTTCCCAAAACCTGTAATATTTGATTCAGTTGATTAACGTAGTCCTTCCCCTTGAATACTGGCTTCCCGCCGAGAAACTCCGCTAAAATACAGCCGGCTGACCATACGTCGATTGCCTTAGTATAGCCCTGATAACTTAACATGATTTCTGGAGCTCTATACCATCTCGTGGCCACGTACTCCGTCAAAAATTGACTGTTTTCTACTGGATTTTCAGAATAACCTCTTGCTAACCCAAAATCACAGATTTTTAACTGACAATCGGCATTAACAAGTAAGTTGCCGGGCTTCAAGTCACGATGCAAGACATCTGCGGAATGAATATACTTGAGCCCACATAATATTTGGTATGTGAAACTTTGATAGTGAGCATCCGTCAAAGGTTGACCAGATTTGATAATTTGATGCATGTCACATTCCATAAGCTCTTCATAAAGATATAGGCCATTGATAGACCCATCCGgataaaaaacaatatcCATATCATAAAGACAAGTTATATTTTTGTGGCCTCTAAAATGCCTCAAAAGTTTTAATTCTCGTAGTGACCTTTTACAGAGTAACGTTTTCGAAAACACATTTGTCACCTTTTTGATAGCCACTGTAGTATCCTCGGCAGCTTCTGCAAACCGTGCTGAGCACACTATACCATATGCCCCATGtccaatttctttgatgagTTGAAACCTCTTATCTACACTGAAATCTTGATTGAAGACTTTGAAAGTATGTCTCTCCATTTTGTCAGTCATCTCACAAACTTGTTTGTTATAAGCGTTCTTCTAGCCTTCTTATGCTATGATAACTCCAGCAAGAAACTCTGTGGCCGTTTAGATTTGGTAACTAAATCCGCAATTCGTTTCgtagaatatatatatatatatatatatatatatatttcacAACAGGGTCCTCAGTAAAACCTAATCGTCTCTGTCGGATTCGATCTTCACTTTTGGTTTGGCTTTCCCTTGGCTAGATCTCCTTTTTCAGATtctatttttatcattgaaACTTTCCGTTCAGCCAATATTTCGCAGCTTCGAAAAAACAAGATGATAAAAATCGCCGCATATGTAGGCTTAGTTTAATAAATTATCTTcacaagaatttttcacgGATCTATTCATTTATATTGGTACAGATAGGTGTATACTTGTCGAGATTATGTAGAACAAAAAACATcgaaaagaggaaaagaagtcTAGAAAATAGCTATGCATTTGCTTCCCGCATGTCACTTTAACGTTTCCAAATGCTTGTAGAAATCTTTCACTTTACCATTGGTGCGAATTTTTCCAGGATCAAAGTGCAAGACCTGTAAACTATCCATGGTGACTGCTCTTGACAACGCAACATAAACTTGACCGGCTTCAAAGATTCTTCTTAAGTCGACTTTCAGTCTTTGGATGGTTTGACCTTGCGCCTTGTGAATAGACAATGCCCAGCATAGCATTAAGGGTATTTGGGTTCTTTCTAGCCCGACATTTTCTCTTGGAATATCAATAGGGAAACGCTCTGGCACCATGAGCTCATGAATGTACTTGTTTTTGCCCACTGTCCACCGAACATAGGGGAACCTTTCTTTATGGGGAGATATCTTGAGCGCATGAtttatcaatattttt
Proteins encoded:
- the RPN1 gene encoding proteasome regulatory particle base subunit RPN1 (similar to Saccharomyces cerevisiae RPN1 (YHR027C); ancestral locus Anc_5.271), whose product is MVDESDKTQQAIDEQSQINAEKQTSNKKDNKKDKKKEEEEQLSEEDAKLKADLELLVERLKEDDASLYDASLTALKEFIKNSTSSMTAVPKPLKFLRPAYPELCAIYDKWTDSNLKSSLADVLSILAMTYSENGKHDSLRYRLLSDVPEFEGWGHEYIRHLALEIGEVYNDQVEKDAEDETSSEGSKGDRASSTSGFEFSKEDTLRLCLDIVPYFLKHNGEEDAVDLLLEIEAIDKLPQFVDENTFQRVCQYMVACVPLLPPPEDVAFLKTAYSIYLSQNELTDAVALAVRLGEEEMIRSVFDATSDPVMHKQLAYILAAQKTSFEYEGVQDIIGNGKLSEHFLYLAKELNLTGPKVPEDIYKSHLDNSKSVFSSAGLDSAQQNLASSFVNGFLNLGYCNDKLIVDNDNWVYKTKGDGMTSAVASIGSIYQWNLDGLQQLDKYLYVDEPEVKAGALLGIGISASGVHDGEVEPALLLLQDYVTNPDTKISSAAILGLGIAFAGSKNDELLGLLLPIAASTDLPIETAAMASLALAHVFVGTCNGDITTSIMDNFLERTPVELKTDWVRFLALALGILYMGQGEQVDDVLETISAIEHPMTSAIEVLVGSCAYTGTGDVLLIQDLLHRLTPKNVKDEEDADEEDVTDGQTNSISDFIGEQLIESGKNDETESGVDEMDVDVEGEEVEVKAEVAEKKNGETVESEEVKVEEEKGKSDDKDATVDGKNEDEDEEKEAGVVDELAYAVLGIALITLGEDIGKEMSLRHFGHLMHYGNEHIRRMVPLAMGIVSVSDPQMKVFDTLTRFSHDADLDVSMNSIFAMGLCGAGTNNARLAQLLRQLASYYSREQDALFITRMAQGLLHLGKGTMTLDVFNDAHVLNKVTLASILTTAVGLVSPSFMLKHHQLFYMLNAGVRPKFILALNDEGEPIKVNVRVGQAVETVGQAGRPKKITGWITQSTPVLLNHGERAELETDEYISYTSHIEGVVILKKNPDYHEEE
- the DAP2 gene encoding dipeptidyl aminopeptidase (similar to Saccharomyces cerevisiae DAP2 (YHR028C); ancestral locus Anc_5.272), whose product is MEGGEEEVERIPDEIFNPKKKQLLDRLIRVGLILVLLIWGTVLLLRSIPYHSSRPDSQKTDPNYTNDGKLKVSFANVRNNTFLPKYHELQWIIADKAEEDDLGLYVTFMNDSYVVKSVYEDSYNNVLLKGNTFLHNGQNFTVQSIVASPDLKQLLIRTNSVQNWRHSTFGSYFVYDEKSSSFDLIGNDLALAIWSPNSDDIAYVQDNNIYIYSTTSKETVRAVTNDGSSFLFNGKPDWVYEEEVFEDDKALWWSSTGDYLAFLKIDESEVGEFVIPYYVQNDKDVYPEMRSIKYPKSGTPNPHAEVWVYSMKDETSYHPRINGDKKDESLLITEVTWVGDSNVLIKATDRSSDVLTIFLVDTIAKTSNVVRNESARGGWWEITHNTLFIPANKALDRPHNGYVDIVPIDGYNHLAFFENSNNSYFKKLTKGEWEVVNGPLAFDSKENRLYFISTQKNSTERHVYCIDLKSPDDIIEVTDTAEDGVYDVSFSSGRRFGLLTYKGPKVPYQKIVDFHSHKIDKHTEGNGLGETLYYLERNEEISKTLDDYSVPKKIFKELNLGKDESGVDILVNSYEIFPNDFDETLDGHYPVFFFAYGGPNSQQVIKTFSVGFNEVVASQLNAVVVVVDGRGTGFKGQSFRALVRDKLGDYEARDQISAASLYSSLSFVDSQKISLFGWSYGGYLTLKTLEKDAGKHFKYGMSVAPVTDWRFYDSVYTERYMHTPQENFDGYVESSVHNVTALAQANRFLLMHGTGDDNVHFQNSLKFLDLLNLNGVENYDVHVFPDSDHSIRYHNANVIVFDKLLAWAKHAFNGEYVK
- the YHI9 gene encoding Yhi9p (similar to Saccharomyces cerevisiae YHI9 (YHR029C); ancestral locus Anc_5.273), with protein sequence MTLIVPFKQVDVFTEKPFKGNPVAVINFLSIDESEVTQNELQAIANWTNLSETTFLFKPSDNKYDYKLRIFSPRNEMPFAGHPTIGSCKAFLEFTKNTTATSIVQECGAGAIPLTIKEGLISFKAPIADYEGISSDVIAGYEQAIGLKFVAAPALLHTGPEWIVALVDDAETCLNANPNFTMLADQTNQNKHVGIILAGPKKNASIRNSYEMRAFAPVINVNEDPVCGSGSVALARYLQELYNFEESTSITISQGGRLQRDGHIVASIIQEGDGNTSYHVAGHAITVIDGNIAL
- the SLT2 gene encoding mitogen-activated serine/threonine-protein kinase SLT2 (similar to Saccharomyces cerevisiae SLT2 (YHR030C) and KDX1 (YKL161C); ancestral locus Anc_5.274); the encoded protein is MTDKMERHTFKVFNQDFSVDKRFQLIKEIGHGAYGIVCSARFAEAAEDTTVAIKKVTNVFSKTLLCKRSLRELKLLRHFRGHKNITCLYDMDIVFYPDGSINGLYLYEELMECDMHQIIKSGQPLTDAHYQSFTYQILCGLKYIHSADVLHRDLKPGNLLVNADCQLKICDFGLARGYSENPVENSQFLTEYVATRWYRAPEIMLSYQGYTKAIDVWSAGCILAEFLGGKPVFKGKDYVNQLNQILQVLGTPPDETLKRIGSKNVQDYIHQLGFIPKVPFVNLYPNANSQALDLLEKMLAFDPQRRITVDEALEHPYLSIWHDPADEPVCSEKFEFSFESVNDMEDLKQMVIQEVQDFRRFVRQPLLEEQKQQRLQQQQQQQQQQQPISNADNGKHGMGEENYSKQMAAPSNPVAPQQESFGIHSQNLPRHDTDFPPRPQESLMEMRPAPGTTTDIPPQDDNDTLLDLERELEFGLDRKYF